A window of the Natronomonas salina genome harbors these coding sequences:
- a CDS encoding GNAT family N-acetyltransferase, protein MEATQATDGSLTVREATEDDGPAVRSIALRSMEASYSLSPSTIESAIQQWYGVDSFSEKLDDEEVLLLVAERDGEPVAFSESVIVEDRGDIHWLHVAAMYRGEGIGQELYEETRERLENAGAETIRGLVLSMNTEGNRFWERRGLMKIGEGSVEIDGTAFVENVYVDQDHVDLQPITVDGRELYIDRTDSDRGSDGPFYTVYTDDDRENRYSYYCGACESLVTSMDSMGRLSCEECGNQMKPTRWDAAYM, encoded by the coding sequence ATGGAAGCAACACAGGCGACCGACGGCTCGCTGACCGTCCGCGAGGCGACCGAGGACGACGGCCCCGCGGTGCGCTCGATCGCGCTGCGGTCGATGGAGGCCTCCTACTCGCTGAGCCCCAGCACCATCGAGAGCGCGATCCAGCAGTGGTACGGCGTCGACAGCTTCTCGGAGAAGCTGGACGACGAGGAGGTCCTGCTGCTCGTCGCCGAACGGGACGGCGAGCCGGTCGCCTTCTCGGAGAGCGTCATCGTCGAGGACCGCGGCGACATCCACTGGCTCCACGTCGCCGCCATGTACCGCGGCGAGGGTATCGGCCAAGAGCTCTACGAGGAGACCCGCGAACGCCTGGAGAACGCCGGCGCCGAGACCATCCGCGGGCTGGTCCTCTCGATGAACACCGAGGGCAACCGGTTCTGGGAGCGCCGCGGCCTGATGAAGATCGGCGAGGGGAGCGTCGAGATCGACGGCACCGCCTTCGTCGAGAACGTCTACGTCGACCAGGACCACGTCGACCTCCAGCCGATCACCGTCGACGGGCGTGAGCTGTACATCGACCGGACGGACTCCGACCGCGGCTCCGACGGCCCGTTCTACACGGTGTACACCGACGACGACCGGGAGAACCGCTATAGCTACTACTGCGGCGCCTGCGAGTCGCTCGTCACCTCGATGGACTCCATGGGCCGGCTCTCCTGCGAGGAGTGCGGCAATCAGATGAAGCCCACCCGGTGGGACGCCGCGTACATGTAA
- a CDS encoding DUF7130 family rubredoxin-like protein → MSNQENPTTDELADDIEELEIEFGDSLYTDDGDEVGIVQGLDDGRVIVSVREGAQVLGLERHQKSGQSFGEAELMWRCMECGEMGEIEDGLPDNCPNCGVEKEDLMYWTED, encoded by the coding sequence ATGAGCAACCAGGAGAACCCGACCACCGACGAGCTCGCCGACGACATCGAGGAACTCGAGATCGAGTTCGGCGACAGCCTCTACACCGACGACGGCGACGAGGTCGGCATCGTCCAGGGCCTGGACGATGGACGGGTCATCGTCAGCGTCCGGGAGGGCGCCCAGGTGCTCGGGCTCGAGCGCCACCAGAAGTCCGGACAGAGCTTCGGCGAGGCCGAGCTAATGTGGCGCTGCATGGAGTGCGGCGAGATGGGCGAGATCGAGGACGGCCTCCCCGATAACTGCCCGAACTGCGGGGTCGAGAAGGAAGACCTGATGTACTGGACGGAGGACTGA
- a CDS encoding DUF7344 domain-containing protein — MMRSDPSRPTTRPTTDLADPISMILADRRRHHVLTALASGADRDSSFDDLAVAVTAFERVGRSGSPSDSSSEVAISLHHCHLPKLADAGVIEYDRDAEAVSLSERGVECARALGVGRFDR; from the coding sequence ATGATGCGCTCCGACCCCTCCCGACCGACGACCCGACCGACGACCGACCTGGCCGACCCGATCTCGATGATCCTCGCGGACCGGCGCCGCCACCACGTCCTCACCGCGCTGGCCTCCGGCGCCGACCGGGACTCGTCGTTCGACGACCTCGCCGTCGCCGTCACCGCCTTCGAACGCGTGGGTCGGTCCGGCTCCCCCTCCGACTCCAGCTCCGAGGTCGCGATCTCGCTGCATCACTGCCACCTCCCGAAGCTGGCCGACGCCGGCGTCATCGAGTACGACCGGGACGCCGAGGCGGTCTCGCTGAGCGAGCGAGGGGTCGAGTGCGCGAGGGCCCTGGGCGTCGGTCGGTTCGACCGGTAA
- a CDS encoding helix-turn-helix domain-containing protein yields the protein MTQPKNRGFLVAIVLVLTCSVVVGAATPAVTADSSPSGDGTAVQHPFDIGGTVGDTVDTVTGDADGSTESSESTDGNLTNESAPEETPDGSLTDAVDETTSGLEETVDDVVRTPEPTETPAPTETPTPKPVETSTPEATEVPASTESPTPEPTETPTPKSPETATPTPTPSQTSTPASTPTPELSPDRTPQQESVSSGVGDLVGETVETVTGQSTPERTPTATESSADEILDQEAESIDSESEADDSGNETVDSENKSASGDLLGTTMTVVDEVGSGTTKTVEETVTGTTDVVGETTNATGETVENTTNATGGAVDRTVSTATGGESRTTETVDGVTDLTNDTVGTTTRTVDGTVRTVENTTDEVANATGEAGTSTGSPGEFVGTTVGGVTRTVDATVAGTADGTSTATTTVDETVSTTTGLLDDGNGTVAQLAGNVTDTLDTATGGLTAVVDDTTRTVQRTTDGLTDGVDDTGEGTGRFVDSVAPGVTGPVFDPGDRLIGDTEAYDPTTERSQSGAGESGGLAQSATTSVSADGSEESATSASSGATDSEADNATTGSGDSEADDSGTDGNASSSGEGVLPPLEEVDPATGGAVVGAALVSGSVLATRAGMTASSMGAGAATLPQLLFATLKELALRLAVLAGYSRYDFSDPLENDNRAAVLETVEDTPGINLTSLVETTDLAESTVRYHLRVLEHEGLLESAKVRGRRRFVPRTDADVELVAAFEEEATRDVIDALFEHEPATGTTLAEALDRDPSTVSHHLSRLSEAGLVEREQDGPALRNSLSADVRAALSDVEVGSSVQRHAQADD from the coding sequence GTGACGCAGCCGAAGAACCGCGGATTCCTGGTCGCCATCGTACTCGTACTGACCTGTTCGGTCGTCGTCGGCGCCGCGACGCCCGCTGTCACCGCCGACAGCTCGCCGTCGGGGGACGGCACTGCCGTCCAGCATCCCTTCGACATCGGCGGAACCGTCGGCGATACCGTCGACACCGTGACCGGGGACGCTGATGGGTCCACCGAGAGCAGCGAGTCGACCGACGGAAACTTGACGAACGAATCCGCCCCCGAGGAGACGCCCGACGGGTCGCTCACGGATGCCGTCGACGAGACCACCAGCGGCCTCGAGGAGACGGTCGACGACGTGGTCAGGACGCCGGAGCCGACCGAGACGCCCGCACCCACCGAGACACCGACGCCGAAACCGGTCGAGACGTCGACGCCGGAAGCGACCGAAGTTCCTGCATCGACCGAGTCGCCGACACCGGAACCAACCGAAACGCCGACGCCGAAATCCCCCGAGACAGCCACACCTACGCCGACTCCCTCCCAGACGTCGACTCCGGCGTCGACACCCACCCCGGAACTATCACCCGACCGGACCCCGCAGCAGGAATCGGTCAGCAGCGGCGTCGGCGATCTGGTCGGCGAGACCGTCGAGACCGTCACGGGGCAGTCCACGCCCGAGCGGACCCCGACTGCCACCGAGAGCTCCGCGGACGAGATTCTCGATCAGGAAGCGGAGAGCATCGACTCCGAGAGCGAGGCTGACGACTCCGGGAACGAAACCGTCGACTCCGAGAACAAGAGTGCCTCCGGAGACTTGCTCGGCACTACGATGACCGTCGTCGACGAGGTCGGGTCGGGAACGACGAAGACGGTCGAGGAGACGGTGACCGGCACCACCGACGTCGTCGGGGAGACGACGAACGCCACCGGGGAGACCGTCGAGAACACCACGAACGCAACCGGAGGCGCGGTCGACCGGACAGTGAGCACGGCGACCGGCGGTGAGTCGCGAACTACCGAGACGGTCGACGGCGTCACCGACCTCACGAACGACACGGTCGGGACGACCACCCGGACCGTGGACGGGACCGTCCGCACCGTCGAGAACACGACCGACGAGGTCGCGAACGCGACCGGCGAGGCCGGAACGTCGACGGGCAGTCCCGGCGAATTCGTCGGGACCACCGTCGGCGGGGTGACCCGGACGGTCGACGCGACGGTGGCGGGGACGGCCGACGGCACGTCCACGGCGACCACGACCGTCGACGAGACGGTCTCCACGACGACGGGACTGCTCGACGACGGGAACGGCACCGTGGCGCAGTTGGCCGGGAACGTGACCGACACACTCGATACGGCCACCGGCGGGTTGACGGCCGTCGTCGACGACACCACCCGGACGGTCCAGCGGACGACCGACGGGCTGACCGACGGCGTCGACGACACCGGCGAGGGGACCGGCCGATTCGTCGACAGCGTCGCGCCGGGCGTCACGGGACCGGTGTTCGACCCCGGCGACCGGCTTATCGGAGATACCGAGGCGTACGACCCGACGACCGAGCGTTCACAGTCGGGCGCCGGAGAATCCGGCGGATTGGCCCAGTCCGCTACGACGAGCGTCTCGGCTGACGGCTCCGAGGAGTCGGCGACCTCCGCGTCGTCGGGGGCGACGGACTCGGAGGCGGACAACGCGACCACGGGGTCCGGAGACTCGGAGGCCGACGATTCAGGGACCGACGGTAACGCCTCCTCGTCCGGCGAGGGCGTGCTCCCGCCGCTCGAAGAGGTCGACCCGGCCACGGGCGGCGCGGTCGTCGGCGCGGCGCTCGTCTCCGGGTCGGTCCTGGCGACGCGCGCCGGGATGACCGCCTCGTCGATGGGGGCGGGCGCGGCGACGCTCCCACAACTGCTGTTCGCGACGCTCAAGGAGCTGGCCCTCCGGCTGGCGGTCCTGGCGGGCTACAGCCGCTACGACTTCTCGGACCCCCTGGAGAACGACAACCGGGCGGCCGTCCTCGAGACCGTTGAGGACACGCCCGGGATCAACCTCACGTCGCTCGTCGAGACGACCGACCTCGCGGAGTCGACGGTCAGGTACCACCTCCGGGTGCTGGAGCACGAGGGCCTCCTCGAGAGCGCGAAGGTGCGGGGGCGGCGCCGGTTCGTCCCGCGGACGGACGCGGACGTCGAGCTCGTCGCGGCCTTCGAGGAGGAGGCCACCCGGGACGTCATCGACGCATTGTTCGAGCACGAGCCCGCGACCGGGACGACGCTGGCGGAGGCCCTCGACCGCGACCCGAGCACGGTGTCCCACCACCTCTCGCGGCTCTCGGAGGCCGGGCTCGTCGAACGCGAGCAGGACGGCCCGGCGCTGCGGAACTCGCTGTCCGCGGACGTCCGCGCGGCACTGTCGGACGTCGAGGTCGGCTCGAGCGTCCAGCGGCACGCGCAGGCCGACGACTGA
- a CDS encoding metal-dependent transcriptional regulator codes for MNTQDQYLKAIYLVQEQEDGPASTGDIADHLEVSPASANEMIGKLEERGLADHEKYKGVSLTDDGIVQARDALQTYCIIERFLWEVLEVEEFRTEARQLESVIDETVAERLDTIIDRKDCCPDCFDAEMDACELLDVELESEPAD; via the coding sequence ATGAACACACAGGACCAGTACCTGAAGGCGATCTATCTCGTGCAGGAACAGGAAGACGGCCCGGCCTCGACCGGCGACATCGCGGACCACCTGGAGGTCAGCCCGGCGAGCGCCAACGAGATGATCGGCAAGCTCGAGGAGCGGGGTCTCGCCGACCACGAGAAGTACAAGGGGGTCTCGCTGACCGACGACGGCATCGTCCAGGCCCGCGACGCCCTCCAGACCTACTGCATCATCGAGCGGTTCCTCTGGGAGGTCCTCGAGGTCGAGGAGTTCCGAACGGAGGCCCGCCAGCTCGAGAGCGTCATCGACGAGACTGTCGCCGAGCGCCTCGACACCATCATCGACCGAAAGGACTGCTGTCCGGACTGCTTCGACGCCGAGATGGACGCCTGCGAACTGCTGGACGTCGAACTCGAGTCCGAACCCGCGGACTGA
- a CDS encoding ferritin-like domain-containing protein encodes MSLTYPVASDHQLARLLQIGMVLEEVVEARAYKHYETLDDEALGDEIVELLQEAAEESEDHRKRLEDLVDELDADPVAYEEIEQLVAARYESDTDFDGVLYDQLCNEETAYKFYDDLIAAVESSDVTFSVDRDRLLSVLEGIREEEKEGVEEVTELMEART; translated from the coding sequence GTGAGCCTCACGTACCCGGTCGCGTCGGACCACCAGCTCGCGCGGCTCCTCCAGATCGGCATGGTCCTTGAGGAGGTCGTGGAGGCGCGGGCCTACAAGCACTACGAGACCCTCGACGACGAGGCGCTCGGCGACGAGATCGTCGAGCTGCTCCAGGAGGCCGCCGAGGAGTCCGAGGACCACCGCAAGCGCCTGGAGGACCTCGTCGACGAGCTGGACGCCGACCCGGTGGCCTACGAGGAGATCGAGCAGCTGGTGGCGGCGCGCTACGAGTCCGACACGGACTTCGACGGCGTGCTCTACGACCAGCTCTGCAACGAGGAGACGGCCTACAAGTTCTACGACGATTTGATCGCGGCCGTCGAGAGCTCCGACGTGACGTTCAGCGTGGACCGCGATCGGCTCCTCTCCGTACTGGAGGGGATCCGCGAGGAGGAGAAGGAGGGCGTCGAGGAAGTGACCGAACTGATGGAGGCGCGTACATGA
- a CDS encoding GNAT family N-acetyltransferase, whose product MEFRPATTDDLEAIRAIARDSWETDYPDIVSRETIDEGFEDWYASDELARELREGDATMLLAVEDDQPVGFAHGIVSEGVGNVLRLYVRPEARGRGVGSDLLERTAERLGDEGADHLRAMVLEDNETGRAFYRSAGFEAVDDAETKIGSETQTELTLERPLRTPAESA is encoded by the coding sequence ATGGAGTTCAGACCCGCCACGACCGACGACCTCGAGGCGATTCGCGCCATCGCCCGCGACTCCTGGGAGACCGACTACCCGGACATCGTGAGCCGGGAGACCATCGACGAGGGGTTCGAGGACTGGTACGCCTCCGACGAGCTGGCGCGGGAGCTACGGGAAGGCGACGCGACGATGCTGCTCGCGGTCGAGGACGACCAGCCGGTCGGCTTCGCCCACGGCATCGTCAGCGAGGGGGTCGGCAACGTCCTCCGGCTGTACGTCCGGCCCGAAGCTCGGGGCCGGGGCGTCGGCAGCGACCTCCTCGAACGGACCGCCGAGCGGCTCGGCGACGAGGGCGCCGACCACCTCCGCGCGATGGTGCTCGAGGACAACGAGACGGGCCGCGCGTTCTACCGGTCCGCCGGTTTCGAGGCGGTCGACGACGCGGAGACGAAGATCGGCTCCGAGACACAGACCGAGTTGACCCTCGAGCGGCCGCTCAGGACGCCCGCCGAGTCCGCCTGA
- the sufD gene encoding Fe-S cluster assembly protein SufD → MSTQLHASIDEATVRQISEELDEPEWLLDIRLEALEALEELPFPDVIQTPGRKWTNLEDLDYETLVDPLSAAEEKDQVGPDEIDVLPFAEAVDEHEELLEEHFGHVADPQTNFLTALSTALFTTGTVVHVPEGVDAEDVTIRTTMNSRSLFNYTLVVAEESSSVTILERQESGDDVDGNRYYSGITEIAAGENSYVQCGNLQDLDETTYTYSLKEANVDTYATASWIDCNIGSHLTKSTVESHLDGDSSESKIVGAFYGHEDQHFDLDARVWHNGEHTTADLVTRGVIDDEARSVYEGVQHVGRDAWDTNSYQRENTLMLSDESEADASPKLIINNHDTEASHSATVGQVSEEDMFYMTSRALPERLAKNMLVEGFYVPVLEEIEVEELREDLRGRIRDRLQSRE, encoded by the coding sequence ATGAGCACGCAGCTACACGCATCTATCGACGAAGCGACCGTCCGGCAGATCAGCGAGGAGCTCGACGAGCCGGAGTGGCTCCTCGACATCCGCCTCGAGGCCCTCGAGGCCCTCGAGGAGCTCCCGTTCCCGGACGTCATCCAGACGCCCGGCCGCAAGTGGACGAACCTCGAGGACCTCGACTACGAGACCCTCGTCGACCCGCTGTCGGCCGCCGAGGAGAAGGACCAGGTCGGCCCCGACGAGATCGACGTCCTCCCGTTCGCGGAGGCCGTCGACGAGCACGAGGAGCTCCTCGAGGAGCACTTCGGCCACGTCGCCGACCCCCAGACCAACTTCCTGACGGCGCTGTCGACGGCGCTGTTCACGACCGGCACGGTCGTCCACGTCCCCGAGGGCGTCGACGCCGAGGACGTGACGATCCGGACGACGATGAACTCCCGGTCGCTGTTCAACTACACGCTCGTCGTCGCCGAGGAGTCCTCCTCGGTCACGATCCTCGAGCGCCAGGAGAGCGGCGATGACGTCGACGGCAACCGCTACTACAGCGGCATCACGGAGATCGCCGCCGGCGAGAACAGCTACGTCCAGTGCGGGAACCTCCAGGACCTCGACGAGACGACGTACACCTACTCGCTGAAGGAGGCGAACGTCGACACGTACGCGACGGCCAGCTGGATCGACTGCAACATCGGCTCGCACCTCACGAAGTCCACCGTCGAGAGCCACCTCGACGGCGACTCCTCGGAGTCGAAGATCGTCGGCGCCTTCTACGGCCACGAGGACCAGCACTTCGACCTCGACGCCCGCGTCTGGCACAACGGCGAGCACACGACCGCCGACCTCGTCACCCGCGGCGTCATCGACGACGAGGCCCGCTCGGTCTACGAGGGCGTCCAGCACGTCGGCCGCGACGCCTGGGACACGAACTCCTACCAGCGCGAGAACACGCTGATGCTGAGCGACGAGAGCGAGGCCGACGCCTCCCCGAAGCTCATCATCAACAACCACGACACCGAGGCCTCCCACAGCGCCACCGTCGGGCAGGTCTCCGAGGAGGACATGTTCTACATGACCTCCCGCGCGCTCCCCGAGCGCCTCGCGAAGAACATGCTCGTCGAGGGCTTCTACGTCCCCGTCCTCGAGGAGATCGAGGTCGAGGAGCTCCGCGAGGACCTGCGCGGCCGCATCCGCGACCGCCTGCAGTCCCGGGAGTAA
- the sufB gene encoding Fe-S cluster assembly protein SufB, with protein MSSEDHIKDTDTEARFEFKKEESSAFQTEKGLTEETVRVISEDKDEPEWMLERRLRALEQFQEMPMPTDWPGQPDLSEVDIDEIVPYIRPDIEARGGAENWEDLPEEIQDTFDKLGIPEAEKNALSGVGAQYESEIVYQNMQEQWEEKGVIFCDMDKAVQEHEEIVREYFMTKCVPPSDNKFAALHGAIWSGGSFVYIPEDTTVNMPVQAYFRMNSEGMGQFEHTLIIAEENSEVHYIEGCSAPKYSAFNLHSGGVEVFVKEGAHVQYSTVQNWSKNTYNLNTKRAICEKDGTMEWVSGSMGSKATMLYPSTILKGPGATDNHITIAFAGEGQNIDTGAKVYHNAPNTSSTIESKSISKDGGRTNYRGLVHIADGAENSSTAVECDALMFDNESTSDTMPYMEIEESKVDVAHEATVGKIGDEDVFYLQSRGLDDDDAKQMIVAGFIEPITEELPIEYAVELNRLIELEMEGSLG; from the coding sequence ATGAGTTCCGAAGACCACATCAAAGACACCGACACCGAGGCCCGATTCGAGTTCAAGAAGGAGGAGAGTTCCGCCTTCCAGACAGAGAAGGGTCTCACCGAGGAGACCGTCAGGGTCATCTCGGAGGACAAGGACGAACCGGAGTGGATGCTCGAACGGCGCCTCCGCGCCCTCGAGCAGTTCCAGGAGATGCCGATGCCGACCGACTGGCCCGGCCAGCCGGACCTCAGCGAGGTCGACATCGACGAGATCGTCCCGTACATCCGACCGGACATCGAGGCCCGCGGCGGCGCCGAGAACTGGGAGGACCTCCCCGAGGAGATCCAGGACACCTTCGACAAGCTGGGCATCCCGGAGGCCGAGAAGAACGCCCTCTCGGGCGTCGGCGCCCAGTACGAGTCGGAGATCGTCTACCAGAACATGCAGGAGCAGTGGGAGGAGAAGGGCGTCATCTTCTGCGACATGGACAAGGCCGTCCAGGAGCACGAGGAGATCGTCCGGGAGTACTTCATGACGAAGTGCGTCCCCCCGAGCGACAACAAGTTCGCCGCGCTGCACGGCGCCATCTGGTCCGGCGGCTCCTTCGTCTACATCCCGGAGGACACCACGGTCAACATGCCGGTCCAGGCGTACTTCCGGATGAACAGCGAGGGGATGGGCCAGTTCGAGCACACCCTCATCATCGCCGAGGAGAACTCCGAGGTCCACTACATCGAGGGCTGTTCGGCCCCGAAGTACTCGGCGTTCAACCTCCACTCCGGCGGCGTCGAGGTGTTCGTCAAGGAGGGCGCCCACGTCCAGTACTCGACCGTCCAGAACTGGTCGAAGAACACGTACAACCTCAACACCAAGCGCGCCATCTGCGAGAAGGACGGCACGATGGAGTGGGTCTCCGGCTCCATGGGCTCGAAGGCGACGATGCTGTACCCGTCGACCATCCTCAAGGGCCCCGGCGCCACCGACAACCACATCACCATCGCCTTCGCCGGCGAGGGCCAGAACATCGACACCGGTGCGAAGGTCTACCACAACGCGCCGAACACGTCCTCGACCATCGAGTCGAAGTCCATCTCCAAGGACGGCGGCCGCACCAACTACCGCGGCCTCGTCCACATCGCCGACGGCGCCGAGAACTCGAGCACCGCGGTCGAGTGCGACGCGCTGATGTTCGACAACGAGTCGACCTCCGACACGATGCCGTACATGGAGATCGAGGAGTCGAAGGTCGACGTCGCCCACGAGGCGACCGTCGGCAAGATCGGCGACGAGGACGTCTTCTACCTCCAGTCGCGCGGCCTGGACGACGACGACGCCAAGCAGATGATCGTCGCCGGCTTCATCGAGCCGATCACGGAGGAACTGCCCATCGAGTACGCGGTCGAACTCAACCGCCTCATCGAACTGGAGATGGAGGGTTCGCTCGGCTAA
- a CDS encoding ABC transporter ATP-binding protein produces MATLEIKNLHAAVAEEGGETILRGVDLEVKSGEIHALMGPNGSGKSTTAKIIAGHPAYEVTEGEVLLHIEEDEFEGVDIDDDQLTWDLLDLEPNERAALGIFLGFQYPAEIEGVTMVNFLRTALNAKLEEREELFEDEEEAEADEDDDSGYDTSPMEGDVEEGEIGVAEFQEILQEKMELLDMDEKFAHRYLNAGFSGGEKKQNEVLQAAILEPSIAVLDEIDSGLDIDRLQDVSDGINALRDEQGTGILQITHYQRILDYVEPDHVHVMIDGEIAKSGDASLAEELEDKGYDWVREEVYEAA; encoded by the coding sequence ATGGCTACACTCGAAATCAAGAACCTGCACGCAGCGGTCGCCGAGGAGGGCGGCGAGACCATCCTCAGGGGCGTCGACCTCGAGGTCAAATCGGGGGAGATCCACGCGCTCATGGGGCCGAACGGCTCCGGGAAGTCGACGACGGCGAAGATCATCGCCGGCCACCCGGCCTACGAGGTCACCGAGGGCGAGGTGCTGCTCCACATCGAGGAGGACGAGTTCGAGGGCGTCGACATCGACGACGACCAGCTGACCTGGGACCTGCTGGACCTGGAGCCGAACGAGCGCGCAGCGCTCGGCATCTTCCTCGGCTTCCAGTACCCCGCCGAGATCGAGGGGGTCACGATGGTGAACTTCCTCCGGACGGCGCTCAACGCCAAGCTCGAGGAGCGCGAGGAGCTCTTCGAGGACGAGGAGGAGGCCGAAGCCGACGAGGACGACGACTCCGGCTACGACACCTCGCCGATGGAGGGGGACGTCGAGGAAGGAGAGATCGGCGTCGCCGAGTTCCAGGAGATCCTCCAGGAGAAGATGGAGCTGCTGGACATGGACGAGAAGTTCGCCCACCGCTACCTCAACGCCGGCTTCTCCGGCGGCGAGAAGAAGCAAAACGAGGTGCTGCAGGCCGCCATCCTCGAGCCGTCGATCGCCGTGCTCGACGAGATCGACTCCGGGCTCGACATCGACCGCCTGCAGGACGTCTCCGACGGCATCAACGCCCTCCGCGACGAGCAGGGCACCGGCATCCTCCAGATCACCCACTACCAGCGCATCCTCGACTACGTCGAACCCGACCACGTCCACGTGATGATCGACGGCGAGATCGCCAAGAGCGGCGACGCGTCGCTCGCCGAGGAGCTCGAGGACAAGGGGTACGACTGGGTCCGCGAGGAAGTCTACGAGGCCGCGTAA
- a CDS encoding histidine kinase N-terminal 7TM domain-containing protein: MEYQLSVYLVPLVLAAAISAVLAGFVFANRRKRTAMGILGILVAAVVWSATDAMRLASVDLSAKLLWHNLRFVGSTLVVFSVFFHALAYTNREKWITARTMALVGSVFAVTIALAWTESLLGHGLIRADRELVEVGTLVLVEFEYGPWFYVNAAYSYLLLVVTAGLYLVEFVRRTGTYRLQAGGLLLGTLVPWGMNGVYLAGFSPVDLTGFGFTVTGVVFVAQLYRFELLDVVPIARSTVVNHIENGYLVVDTEDRVLDVNEAGSELLDRPREEIIGATIDSLFVEYPKVTEKFGGETDVRDDVTLYQDGERRDYDVEISPVYDDHDRHIGRVVLIRDVTEQRRRQRTLQKRTAALERQNERLDQFAGVVSHDLRNPVAVAKGHLEIARTDGDPNSFDRVEEALDRVEEITNDVLALARQDQEAVECERVELAVVAEQAWKTVDTGDASLTVEASRSLSADPGRLRRALENLFRNSIEHGPADVSVRVGGADGGFYVADDGPGIPAADRDDVFDPGYTTDDRGTGFGLAIVEGTAEAHGWSVVATEGSDGGARFEFTGVEDAADGDPATDGALP, translated from the coding sequence ATGGAGTACCAGCTCTCCGTCTACCTCGTCCCGCTGGTACTCGCCGCGGCCATCTCGGCGGTCCTGGCCGGGTTCGTCTTCGCCAACCGCCGGAAGCGGACCGCGATGGGCATCCTCGGCATCCTCGTCGCCGCCGTCGTCTGGTCGGCCACCGACGCGATGCGGCTCGCGAGCGTCGACCTCTCGGCAAAACTGCTGTGGCACAACCTCCGGTTCGTCGGCTCCACGCTCGTCGTCTTCTCGGTCTTCTTCCACGCGCTCGCGTACACGAACCGCGAGAAGTGGATCACCGCCCGGACGATGGCGCTGGTCGGCTCGGTCTTCGCGGTGACCATCGCGCTCGCCTGGACCGAGAGCCTGCTCGGTCACGGCCTGATCCGCGCCGACCGGGAACTCGTCGAGGTCGGGACGCTCGTCCTCGTGGAGTTCGAGTACGGTCCCTGGTTCTACGTCAACGCCGCCTACTCCTACCTCCTGCTGGTCGTCACCGCGGGGCTCTACCTCGTCGAGTTCGTCCGCCGCACCGGGACCTACCGGCTGCAGGCCGGCGGTCTCCTGCTCGGGACCCTGGTCCCCTGGGGGATGAACGGCGTCTACCTCGCCGGCTTCTCGCCGGTCGACCTCACGGGCTTCGGCTTCACCGTCACGGGCGTCGTCTTCGTCGCCCAGCTCTACCGGTTCGAGCTCCTCGACGTCGTCCCCATCGCGCGGAGCACGGTCGTCAACCACATCGAGAACGGCTACCTCGTCGTCGACACCGAGGACCGCGTCCTCGACGTCAACGAGGCGGGCAGCGAGCTGCTCGACCGGCCGCGCGAGGAGATCATCGGCGCGACGATCGACTCGCTGTTCGTCGAGTACCCGAAGGTCACCGAGAAGTTCGGCGGCGAGACCGACGTCCGCGACGACGTCACGCTCTACCAGGACGGCGAACGCCGCGACTACGACGTCGAGATCTCGCCGGTCTACGACGACCACGACCGCCACATCGGCCGCGTCGTCCTCATCCGCGACGTCACAGAGCAGCGCCGCCGACAGCGAACCCTCCAGAAGCGGACCGCGGCCCTCGAGCGCCAGAACGAGCGGCTCGACCAGTTCGCCGGCGTCGTCTCCCACGACCTCCGGAACCCCGTCGCCGTCGCGAAGGGCCACCTCGAGATCGCCCGGACCGACGGCGACCCGAACAGCTTCGACCGGGTCGAGGAGGCGCTGGACCGCGTCGAGGAGATCACGAACGACGTCCTCGCGCTCGCGCGGCAGGACCAGGAGGCCGTCGAGTGCGAGCGGGTCGAACTCGCCGTCGTCGCCGAGCAGGCCTGGAAGACCGTCGACACCGGCGACGCGTCTCTGACGGTCGAGGCGTCGCGGTCCCTCTCCGCCGACCCCGGGCGGCTCCGCCGCGCCCTGGAGAACCTCTTCCGGAACAGCATCGAGCACGGCCCCGCCGACGTCTCGGTCCGCGTCGGCGGCGCCGACGGCGGCTTCTACGTCGCGGACGACGGCCCCGGCATCCCCGCGGCCGACCGCGACGACGTCTTCGACCCCGGCTACACGACGGACGACCGCGGCACCGGCTTCGGCCTCGCCATCGTCGAGGGGACCGCGGAGGCCCACGGCTGGTCGGTGGTGGCTACCGAGGGGAGCGACGGCGGCGCGCGATTCGAGTTCACCGGGGTCGAAGATGCAGCCGACGGCGACCCGGCGACCGACGGCGCGTTACCCTGA